One Salmo trutta unplaced genomic scaffold, fSalTru1.1, whole genome shotgun sequence DNA segment encodes these proteins:
- the LOC115190805 gene encoding cysteine-rich hydrophobic domain-containing protein 2, whose protein sequence is MMEDFDEIYEEEEEDEEEDEERAAEEQLLKYAPDPVVVRGSGHVTVFGLSNKFESEFPSALTGKVAPEEFKASINRVNGCLKKTLPVNVRWLLCGCLCCCCTLGFSLWPVICLSKRTQRSMEKLLDWENSRLYHKLCLHWRLSKRKCETNNMMEYVILIEFLPKIPIFRPD, encoded by the exons ATGATGGAGGACTTCGACGAGATCtacgaggaggaggaagaggacgaggaggaggacgaggagaggGCCGCGGAGGAACAGCTGCTAAAGTACGCTCCAGACCCGGTGGTCGTCCGAGGATCTGGCCACGTCACTGT GTTTGGACTCAGTAACAAGTTTGAGTCAGAGTTCCCATCGGCACTTACAGGGAAG GTGGCGCCAGAGGAGTTCAAGGCCAGTATAAACCGTgttaacggctgtctgaagaagacGCTGCCAGTGAATGTGCGTTGGCTGCTGTGTGGCTGTCTCTGTTGCTGCTGTACACTGGGCTTCAGTCTCTGGCCCGTCATCTGTCTGAGCAAGAGg ACACAGAGATCCATGGAGAAGCTGTTGGATTGGGAGAACAGCAGACTGTACCACAAG ctatgTTTGCATTGGAGGCTGAGCAAGAGGAAGTGTGAAACCAACAACATGATGGAAtat gTAATCCTGATAGAGTTCCTACCCAAGATCCCCATCTTCAGACCGGACTAG